The following are from one region of the Corynebacterium hindlerae genome:
- a CDS encoding ABC transporter ATP-binding protein, whose product MNNTFTARDIKVSFNGHEVVHGANLTATPGRITALLGPNGAGKSTTLRATLGLVKSTGDKEINGRIGLLLDDGGLVPNLTGRRHLQAMAQLFSVDKQRVQEVLELVDMAHRCDRPIKTYSLGMKRRIALAGALLQDPDIIILDEPSSGLDPDGIRWFGQLMRVEADRGKAVLLATHHLAEAVAIADDVVIIARGHTTFTGAVADIPDLEATYFAHTSKG is encoded by the coding sequence ATGAACAACACATTCACAGCTCGAGACATCAAGGTCTCATTTAACGGACATGAGGTTGTCCACGGCGCAAACCTCACCGCAACTCCTGGCCGAATCACTGCCCTGCTCGGTCCCAATGGCGCTGGCAAGTCGACTACATTGCGTGCCACGCTCGGCCTGGTGAAATCTACTGGGGACAAAGAGATCAATGGTCGCATCGGTCTCCTCCTTGACGACGGCGGCCTCGTCCCGAACCTCACTGGGCGCAGGCACCTCCAAGCGATGGCGCAGCTCTTTAGCGTCGATAAGCAGCGAGTGCAGGAGGTCCTGGAACTCGTCGACATGGCGCACCGCTGCGACCGCCCCATCAAAACGTATTCGCTGGGCATGAAGCGACGAATCGCGCTGGCGGGAGCGCTGTTGCAAGATCCGGACATCATCATCTTGGACGAACCGTCTTCGGGCCTGGACCCAGATGGTATTCGCTGGTTCGGCCAGCTCATGCGTGTCGAAGCTGACCGTGGCAAGGCCGTCCTCTTGGCCACCCACCATCTGGCGGAGGCCGTGGCTATTGCCGACGACGTCGTCATCATCGCCCGCGGCCACACCACTTTCACCGGCGCAGTCGCCGACATCCCCGATCTCGAAGCCACCTACTTCGCCCACACCTCGAAAGGCTAG
- a CDS encoding sensor histidine kinase, giving the protein MTRPSTRDISLAAIVLGLDLFGFLMSHTLAPVTYSFAASPVQFWLILVAIVAKAALLLWRRSFPILALLGIAVVELLLPLYCLVTGEQSLGYNGIAASVAAFSLALHTRSKTRDSAILVVSGLAVGIARAVTTPVLGDMNPTLFALLTALGWLLPLVVMFAIGLAVRNSRELTVSLARQAELAERNAIIEERARIARELHDTTAHHLSAIAIQAQAARALIDVNPTASKEHLDHVTSSITKALQDVRATVGKLSVTDAEVSRVPQPTDLPALISEVRGLGQDVSFTDSSHLSGAELVAAYRITQEALTNARKHAASAPVTVTLSDNELSILTSGSFERGESGRGTISIQERAHAVGATAFNGPTADGWLVRITWRKP; this is encoded by the coding sequence ATGACTCGCCCTTCCACTAGGGATATATCGCTGGCCGCCATTGTGCTGGGACTGGACCTCTTCGGATTCCTCATGTCACACACGCTGGCGCCAGTGACCTACAGTTTCGCAGCCTCTCCGGTGCAGTTTTGGCTCATCCTTGTAGCCATTGTCGCCAAAGCAGCGTTGTTGCTCTGGCGTCGCAGCTTCCCCATCCTCGCGTTGCTCGGCATCGCGGTGGTCGAACTCCTACTTCCCCTCTATTGTCTGGTCACCGGCGAGCAGAGCCTCGGTTACAACGGCATCGCCGCCTCAGTTGCTGCGTTTTCGCTAGCACTTCATACCCGATCGAAGACTCGCGATAGCGCAATTCTTGTGGTTTCGGGACTCGCAGTGGGCATCGCCCGAGCTGTCACCACCCCGGTCTTGGGCGACATGAACCCCACCCTATTTGCGCTGCTCACCGCACTCGGCTGGCTGCTTCCACTCGTCGTCATGTTTGCCATCGGGCTCGCCGTCCGCAACAGTCGCGAACTCACCGTGTCCCTCGCGCGCCAAGCTGAACTCGCCGAACGCAACGCCATCATCGAAGAACGCGCCCGCATCGCCCGCGAACTCCATGACACCACCGCCCACCACCTCTCCGCCATCGCCATCCAGGCTCAAGCAGCACGCGCGCTTATCGACGTCAATCCCACCGCATCCAAGGAACACCTCGATCACGTGACCTCATCCATCACGAAGGCACTGCAGGATGTCCGCGCTACAGTCGGCAAGCTCTCTGTCACCGATGCCGAGGTTTCCAGGGTGCCCCAACCTACGGATCTTCCTGCATTGATCTCAGAAGTTCGCGGGTTGGGACAAGACGTATCCTTTACAGACTCCTCCCATTTGTCCGGTGCCGAATTGGTAGCGGCCTATCGAATCACCCAGGAAGCGCTCACCAATGCACGCAAACATGCTGCTAGCGCTCCGGTGACCGTGACCTTGAGCGATAATGAACTGAGCATTTTGACGTCGGGTTCCTTTGAACGAGGCGAATCAGGGCGCGGCACCATCAGCATCCAGGAACGTGCGCACGCAGTTGGCGCCACCGCGTTCAACGGACCAACCGCCGACGGCTGGCTCGTGCGCATCACGTGGAGGAAGCCATGA
- a CDS encoding response regulator transcription factor, whose amino-acid sequence MIRVLLVDDQPLIRQGLKAIFEATGEITVVAEAASGNEAIAKAHDVDVVCMDIRMPDGDGIYATTEINKQENPPAIIVITTFDLDEYVFGALEVGACGVMLKDSPMTDLIEGVKRAASGEGMVDAAVTKRVIAEFGRRKARAVVDSDLLTARELDCVRALGRGLTNIEIGRELYLEPSTVKTHLSSAMAKVGASSRVQLVIWAFRAGVVS is encoded by the coding sequence ATGATTCGAGTTCTGTTGGTAGATGATCAGCCACTGATCAGGCAGGGGCTGAAAGCGATCTTCGAGGCAACCGGAGAAATCACCGTGGTGGCCGAAGCGGCTTCTGGGAATGAGGCCATTGCGAAGGCTCACGACGTCGACGTCGTGTGCATGGACATTCGCATGCCCGATGGGGACGGGATCTACGCCACCACGGAGATCAACAAACAGGAGAATCCGCCCGCGATCATCGTAATCACCACCTTTGACCTCGACGAATACGTCTTCGGCGCACTCGAGGTCGGCGCCTGTGGAGTCATGCTGAAGGACTCCCCGATGACCGACCTCATCGAGGGCGTCAAACGAGCTGCCTCAGGAGAAGGCATGGTGGACGCAGCAGTCACGAAACGAGTGATTGCGGAATTTGGGCGTCGAAAAGCGCGTGCCGTGGTGGACTCGGATCTTCTCACGGCACGCGAGCTTGATTGCGTGCGAGCTTTGGGGCGGGGCCTCACCAACATCGAGATAGGGCGGGAGTTGTACTTGGAACCTTCTACGGTAAAAACGCATCTCTCGTCCGCGATGGCGAAAGTCGGGGCCAGTTCGCGGGTGCAGCTGGTGATCTGGGCGTTTCGGGCGGGAGTGGTGAGTTAG
- a CDS encoding type II toxin-antitoxin system death-on-curing family toxin produces MTPQNILNLDNIRPWLEENGFASRDWGLLGSALKRPWMTFDGTELYPSIWLKTAALLDSIESSHPLIDGNKRLGALLGIMMLQLHGIDDHMSDDDYWFELVCAIATNHPDIESIASNLETRFSELG; encoded by the coding sequence ATGACTCCGCAGAATATTCTGAATCTGGACAACATTCGCCCCTGGCTGGAAGAAAACGGTTTCGCGTCGCGAGACTGGGGACTTCTCGGATCAGCCTTGAAACGTCCTTGGATGACATTTGACGGAACCGAACTCTACCCAAGCATTTGGCTAAAAACCGCAGCACTCCTCGACAGCATCGAATCAAGCCATCCACTGATTGACGGAAACAAACGGCTGGGTGCACTACTCGGAATCATGATGCTTCAGCTTCACGGCATCGATGATCACATGTCTGACGATGACTATTGGTTTGAATTAGTTTGTGCCATCGCCACCAATCATCCTGATATTGAAAGTATCGCTTCTAATCTGGAAACAAGATTTTCTGAGTTGGGTTAG
- a CDS encoding YdcF family protein yields MLILGSRLIDGRPGSTLQRRLTAALPYISDHVVVSGHQGEAEAMRDWLISHGVPSDVITVENQARSTNENLEQAFTMLKGYPRWTVVTSDFHAWRTKMWAWHHGLTVDVVTARTPLSKAPKMWIREAFALPHSLARIVWRRVKDSGFGKAD; encoded by the coding sequence GTGCTGATTTTGGGCAGCAGGCTTATCGACGGCCGTCCCGGCAGCACTCTACAGCGGCGGCTCACCGCCGCCTTGCCCTATATTTCCGATCACGTTGTCGTCTCCGGCCACCAGGGGGAGGCCGAGGCGATGCGTGACTGGCTGATCTCCCATGGCGTCCCCTCGGACGTGATCACCGTGGAGAACCAGGCCCGCTCCACCAACGAAAACCTGGAACAGGCCTTCACGATGTTGAAAGGTTATCCCCGCTGGACCGTCGTGACCAGCGATTTCCACGCCTGGCGCACCAAGATGTGGGCGTGGCATCACGGCCTGACTGTTGATGTGGTGACCGCCCGGACGCCGCTATCGAAGGCACCGAAGATGTGGATCCGCGAAGCATTTGCGCTGCCGCACTCTTTGGCGCGGATCGTGTGGCGGAGAGTCAAGGACTCCGGATTCGGCAAAGCAGATTGA
- the purE gene encoding 5-(carboxyamino)imidazole ribonucleotide mutase, whose translation MQPLVGLIMGSDSDWPTVEPAAEVLAQFDIPFEVGVVSAHRTPERMLAYAKEAHTRGLKCIIACAGGAAHLPGMVAAATPLPVIGIPRALKELDGMDSLLSIVQMPGGVPVATVSIGGAKNAGLLAARILSAGSPELLDKMVKYQANMRDEVLAKDEALRQRLMEG comes from the coding sequence ATGCAACCACTCGTTGGACTTATCATGGGCTCGGATTCGGACTGGCCGACCGTCGAACCGGCCGCCGAGGTGCTCGCGCAGTTCGACATTCCGTTTGAGGTGGGCGTCGTGAGTGCGCACCGCACCCCGGAACGCATGCTCGCTTACGCCAAGGAGGCGCACACCCGTGGCCTGAAGTGCATCATTGCGTGTGCTGGTGGGGCGGCTCACTTGCCGGGCATGGTTGCTGCTGCGACTCCGCTGCCGGTCATCGGCATTCCGCGCGCTCTGAAGGAGCTCGACGGGATGGACTCGCTGTTGTCCATCGTGCAGATGCCGGGCGGCGTGCCCGTCGCGACCGTCTCCATCGGCGGCGCGAAGAACGCAGGTCTGCTGGCCGCGCGGATCCTCTCCGCTGGTTCACCGGAGCTGCTCGACAAGATGGTGAAGTACCAGGCGAACATGCGCGACGAGGTCCTCGCCAAGGATGAGGCCCTGCGCCAGCGACTGATGGAGGGCTAG
- a CDS encoding 5-(carboxyamino)imidazole ribonucleotide synthase — translation MPILCVIGDGQLARMMQTAAIELGQSVRVLASSLEASAAQVAADVVLGDYTNLADLRAVTAGATAVTFDHEHVPNEHLETLIAEGINVQPRPEALINAQDKLVMRTRLKELGAPVPPFAAIESVEDAEQFWTEVEGRVCLKARRGGYDGKGVWFPASLEELKELVAELLANGTPLMAEEKVNLVRELSAMVSRRPSGEVKAWPVVESIQKDGICWFAIAPAPGLKSELKKQAEETAIKTAEVLGVTGNLAVELFETPEGIFVNELAMRPHNTGHWTQNGCVTDQFEQHVRAVLDMPLGSTDTLQEWSVMANVLGAPEDPEMPMPERMREVWTRFPDAKIHFYGKGHRPGRKIGHVNFTGNGDVEELKTKGELAAHFLVHAEWKDQ, via the coding sequence ATGCCAATTCTGTGTGTGATTGGCGATGGGCAATTGGCACGCATGATGCAGACCGCGGCGATTGAGCTTGGGCAATCCGTCCGGGTGCTCGCGAGCTCGCTCGAGGCGTCTGCCGCCCAGGTTGCCGCCGATGTTGTGCTGGGCGACTACACCAACCTGGCTGATCTGCGGGCGGTCACGGCAGGAGCTACCGCCGTAACCTTTGATCATGAGCACGTGCCGAACGAGCACTTGGAAACCCTCATCGCCGAGGGGATCAACGTGCAGCCCCGCCCGGAGGCACTGATCAACGCGCAGGACAAGCTGGTCATGCGCACGCGCCTGAAGGAACTCGGCGCTCCGGTGCCTCCGTTCGCGGCCATTGAATCCGTCGAAGATGCCGAGCAGTTCTGGACTGAGGTCGAAGGACGAGTTTGCCTCAAGGCGCGCCGTGGCGGTTACGACGGCAAGGGCGTGTGGTTCCCAGCGTCCCTCGAAGAGCTCAAGGAACTTGTCGCTGAACTGCTGGCTAACGGCACCCCGCTCATGGCAGAGGAGAAGGTTAACCTGGTCCGCGAGCTCTCCGCCATGGTTTCCCGTCGCCCATCCGGCGAAGTCAAGGCCTGGCCGGTGGTGGAGTCAATCCAGAAGGACGGCATCTGCTGGTTCGCGATTGCGCCGGCCCCGGGCCTCAAGTCGGAGCTGAAGAAACAGGCAGAAGAAACTGCCATCAAGACCGCCGAAGTGCTCGGAGTGACGGGCAACCTGGCCGTTGAGCTCTTCGAGACCCCGGAAGGGATCTTCGTGAACGAGCTGGCCATGCGCCCGCACAATACTGGCCACTGGACCCAGAACGGCTGCGTGACCGACCAGTTTGAGCAGCACGTTCGCGCCGTGCTGGACATGCCGCTGGGCTCCACGGACACTCTCCAAGAGTGGTCCGTCATGGCCAACGTCCTCGGCGCGCCTGAGGATCCGGAGATGCCGATGCCGGAGCGCATGCGTGAGGTGTGGACTCGCTTCCCGGACGCGAAAATCCATTTCTACGGCAAAGGACACCGCCCCGGCCGTAAGATCGGACATGTGAACTTCACTGGCAATGGTGACGTCGAAGAACTGAAAACCAAAGGTGAGCTCGCCGCGCACTTCTTGGTGCACGCGGAATGGAAGGATCAGTAA
- a CDS encoding biotin--[acetyl-CoA-carboxylase] ligase: MRTPLDAEKLRALPLPRIDYSAETGSTNADLVKAALEGAPEWTAAVTDFQSAGRGRHGRVWTAPPMSQCTLSLLIRPPAEAVDRLGTMPLVTGLALIDVLSASYNVTLKWPNDVLIEGRKVCGILAEVAQFQPSPAIVIGLGLNVSLTEDELPVPHAISLEMVGPEVDRTQLVGDVLLALKTRLTQWMNDDPSLMDDYRKVCSSIGQQVRVHLPGDKQLLGECVGVADDGLIQVRSEDGEVHSIAAGDVVHLRLQ, encoded by the coding sequence ATGAGAACGCCTTTGGACGCGGAAAAACTGCGCGCACTGCCGCTACCCCGCATCGACTACTCAGCTGAAACGGGTTCCACTAACGCTGACCTGGTGAAAGCAGCGCTTGAGGGGGCCCCGGAATGGACTGCGGCGGTCACGGATTTTCAGAGCGCCGGCCGTGGCCGTCATGGTCGTGTGTGGACTGCGCCGCCGATGTCTCAGTGCACGCTCTCGCTCCTTATCCGGCCGCCGGCGGAGGCTGTCGACCGTCTGGGAACGATGCCGCTGGTTACCGGGCTCGCACTTATCGACGTCCTGTCCGCTTCATACAATGTGACCCTGAAATGGCCGAATGATGTCCTGATCGAGGGGCGCAAGGTCTGCGGGATCCTGGCGGAAGTGGCGCAGTTCCAGCCGTCCCCCGCGATTGTCATAGGCCTTGGCCTCAATGTGTCTCTTACTGAGGATGAGTTGCCGGTTCCGCATGCGATTTCCCTGGAAATGGTGGGTCCCGAGGTTGATCGAACGCAGCTGGTGGGCGACGTGTTGCTGGCGCTAAAGACGAGATTGACGCAATGGATGAACGACGATCCGTCCCTCATGGACGACTATCGCAAAGTATGTAGTTCCATCGGGCAGCAGGTGCGCGTGCATCTACCTGGTGACAAGCAGCTGCTCGGTGAGTGCGTCGGCGTCGCCGACGACGGCCTCATCCAAGTCCGCTCCGAGGATGGCGAGGTTCATTCGATCGCCGCCGGTGATGTTGTTCATTTGAGGTTGCAGTAA
- a CDS encoding acyl-CoA carboxylase subunit beta, whose product MTISSPLPKLQEPTSTAHASTAEKIADLQARRDEALSISKEREGRLTARERLDFLLDEDSFVETDMLARHRTHDFGMYAKRPVTDGIVTGWGTIDGREVCVFSQDGTVMGGALGEVYGEKMIKIMELAVTTGRPLIGLYEGAGARIQDGAVSLDQIARTFYHNVNASGVVPQISVIMGACAGGNAYSPALTDFVVMVDKQSKMFVTGPDVIKTVTGEVITQEELGGASTHMATAGNCHYVAQTDEEALEWVQDLLYYLPSNNRDYAPTEPVAPFEQSADDLLLDSIIPDSPTVPYDVRDVIAILTDDSDYFEIQADRAENVVIAFGRIDGQSVGFVANQPMHFAGCLDIDSSEKAARFVRTCDAFNIPIVMLVDVPGFLPGAGQEYGGILRRGAKLLYAYGEATVPKITVTMRKAYGGAYCVMGSKGLGADVNLAWPTAQIAVMGAAGAVGFIYRKDIKDAHKKGLDVEQLVRSFEREYEEHMLTPYAAAERGLIDAVILPSETREQISRNLRLLRNKNVSRPARKHGNIPL is encoded by the coding sequence ATGACAATTTCCTCACCTTTGCCGAAGCTGCAGGAGCCTACGAGCACTGCCCACGCCAGCACTGCAGAAAAGATCGCAGATCTGCAGGCTCGCCGTGATGAAGCACTGTCCATTTCCAAGGAGCGCGAAGGGCGCCTTACTGCCCGCGAGCGCCTAGATTTCCTCCTCGACGAGGATTCCTTTGTAGAAACCGATATGCTTGCCCGCCACCGCACCCATGACTTTGGCATGTACGCCAAGCGGCCGGTCACTGACGGCATTGTTACCGGTTGGGGCACGATCGATGGCCGTGAGGTGTGCGTCTTTTCCCAGGATGGCACCGTGATGGGTGGCGCGTTGGGCGAGGTTTATGGCGAGAAAATGATCAAGATCATGGAGCTTGCTGTCACCACCGGCCGCCCACTCATCGGTTTGTACGAGGGCGCCGGCGCCCGTATTCAGGATGGCGCGGTTTCCCTCGACCAGATCGCGCGCACGTTCTACCACAATGTCAATGCCTCGGGCGTGGTCCCGCAGATCTCCGTCATCATGGGCGCGTGTGCTGGTGGCAACGCGTATTCCCCAGCTCTGACAGACTTCGTGGTCATGGTGGACAAGCAGTCGAAGATGTTTGTTACCGGCCCGGATGTGATTAAGACGGTGACTGGTGAAGTCATTACCCAGGAAGAGCTGGGTGGCGCTTCGACCCACATGGCTACCGCCGGTAACTGCCACTACGTTGCCCAGACCGATGAAGAGGCATTGGAATGGGTGCAGGACTTGCTGTACTACCTTCCAAGTAACAATCGTGACTACGCACCGACCGAACCGGTAGCTCCGTTTGAGCAGTCCGCCGATGACCTGCTGCTGGACAGCATCATCCCGGACTCCCCCACCGTTCCTTATGACGTCCGCGATGTGATCGCTATCTTGACCGATGACTCCGACTACTTCGAGATCCAGGCCGACCGCGCCGAAAATGTGGTTATCGCTTTCGGTCGTATCGATGGTCAGTCCGTCGGTTTCGTTGCCAATCAGCCGATGCACTTCGCTGGCTGCTTGGATATCGACTCTTCCGAGAAGGCTGCGCGTTTCGTCCGTACCTGCGATGCCTTTAATATTCCGATCGTCATGTTGGTGGATGTTCCAGGCTTCCTGCCGGGGGCTGGCCAGGAATACGGCGGCATCCTGCGTCGTGGTGCGAAGCTGCTGTACGCCTACGGCGAGGCAACGGTTCCGAAGATCACCGTGACGATGCGCAAGGCCTACGGTGGCGCTTACTGCGTGATGGGATCTAAGGGCCTAGGCGCCGATGTGAACCTCGCGTGGCCTACCGCCCAGATTGCCGTGATGGGTGCCGCTGGCGCCGTCGGCTTTATCTACCGCAAGGATATTAAGGACGCCCACAAGAAGGGCCTCGACGTGGAGCAACTCGTCCGCTCCTTCGAGCGCGAGTACGAGGAGCACATGCTCACCCCGTACGCCGCCGCTGAGCGCGGGCTTATCGACGCCGTGATCCTCCCATCCGAGACCCGGGAGCAGATCTCGCGCAACCTGCGCCTGCTACGCAACAAGAATGTCTCCCGTCCGGCACGCAAGCATGGAAATATTCCGCTGTAA